A single region of the Salipaludibacillus sp. LMS25 genome encodes:
- the spoVAC gene encoding stage V sporulation protein AC: MSKKSNLTPAQQAYQKIADKHETKRPVGKNCLKAFIIGGLVCTFGQLIQNGYIYYFDFTEKTAGDPTVASLVLIASLLTGLGVYDRFGHFAGAGSAVPVTGFANAMASAAIEHRTEGYVLGVGSNMFKLAGSVIVFGVVSAFVIVLIKMIFFQL, encoded by the coding sequence ATGAGTAAAAAATCAAATCTAACACCGGCACAGCAAGCTTACCAAAAAATTGCTGATAAACATGAAACTAAACGACCGGTTGGGAAAAACTGTTTAAAAGCATTTATTATCGGTGGGCTTGTTTGCACGTTTGGACAGCTTATTCAGAACGGGTATATTTATTATTTTGACTTTACAGAAAAAACAGCTGGGGATCCAACTGTCGCTTCACTTGTGTTGATCGCCAGTCTACTTACAGGGCTTGGTGTTTATGACAGGTTTGGACACTTTGCAGGTGCAGGCTCAGCTGTCCCTGTCACGGGATTTGCAAATGCCATGGCCTCGGCCGCTATTGAGCATCGAACAGAAGGTTATGTTCTTGGAGTCGGATCCAATATGTTTAAACTAGCTGGTTCTGTCATCGTTTTTGGGGTGGTTTCAGCTTTTGTGATTGTACTTATTAAAATGATATTTTTTCAACTTTAA
- the resA gene encoding thiol-disulfide oxidoreductase ResA, with amino-acid sequence MKRRRLIIRSAILLVMVIAVGYTLYNQFSEERGVVDAGDTAPNFVLEDLEGNRLELNEHRGEGVYVNFWATYCTYCREKMSYFEEYYEEYAEKGVKIVSINVDETTLQVERHKDRQGISYPLYIDRSMLVSNAYGVHSLPAAFLIDENGQVIERHIGAQTKDEVLAALDDLIPES; translated from the coding sequence ATGAAAAGACGACGGTTAATAATACGTTCTGCCATCCTACTTGTGATGGTTATTGCTGTGGGATACACGTTGTATAATCAGTTCTCAGAAGAAAGAGGCGTTGTTGATGCAGGAGATACTGCACCAAACTTTGTATTAGAAGATTTGGAAGGTAATCGGCTTGAACTTAATGAGCATCGCGGAGAAGGTGTTTACGTTAACTTTTGGGCAACGTATTGCACGTACTGTCGTGAGAAAATGAGTTATTTTGAAGAGTATTATGAAGAGTATGCTGAAAAAGGGGTGAAGATTGTCTCTATTAATGTAGATGAAACGACCCTCCAAGTAGAACGGCATAAAGACAGGCAAGGAATAAGTTATCCGTTATATATTGATCGTAGTATGCTCGTTAGTAATGCGTATGGGGTGCATAGTCTGCCTGCTGCTTTTTTAATTGATGAGAATGGACAGGTTATTGAGAGGCACATTGGGGCTCAAACGAAAGACGAGGTTTTGGCAGCATTAGACGACCTAATACCCGAGAGCTAA
- the spoVAD gene encoding stage V sporulation protein AD: MLIGNRSWLFENRPVITSTGVVGGPFEKKGKLTADFHSFSDDLWFGEDSYEKAQKKFLEEACHEALNQGNLQNEDVQFIFAGDLLNQITSTSFACRSLSIPYFGLFGACSTSMEGLALAAFIVNGNGANNVLTGSSSHNAAVEKTFRYPTEYGSQKPPTSQWTVTAAGVGVVSSSGTGPIVTSATIGKVIDEGLKDPYNMGGAMAPAAVDTIKAHFEDRRLSEDYYDLILTGDLGKIGHAVALELFKKENMQIDQNSFQDAGLMIYNEEQPVQSGASGAGCSAAVTYGHIYNRLKQGELNKVLVVATGALLSPLTFQQQESIPCIAHAVSIERQGGLVQ, translated from the coding sequence ATGTTAATTGGTAATCGCTCGTGGCTATTTGAAAACAGACCAGTCATCACAAGTACAGGAGTTGTTGGTGGACCTTTCGAAAAAAAGGGGAAACTGACTGCGGATTTTCACAGCTTTTCAGATGATTTGTGGTTCGGAGAAGATAGTTATGAGAAGGCTCAGAAGAAATTTTTAGAAGAGGCGTGTCATGAAGCTCTGAATCAAGGCAATTTACAGAACGAGGATGTTCAATTTATTTTTGCAGGGGATCTGTTAAATCAAATTACGTCCACAAGCTTTGCTTGTCGAAGTCTTTCCATCCCGTATTTTGGGTTATTTGGCGCCTGTTCGACTTCAATGGAAGGACTGGCTCTTGCGGCGTTTATCGTCAATGGAAATGGTGCTAATAATGTGCTGACGGGGTCTTCGAGTCATAATGCGGCTGTAGAGAAAACATTTAGATACCCAACAGAATATGGTTCTCAAAAGCCACCCACATCCCAATGGACCGTAACGGCTGCAGGTGTAGGAGTCGTGTCATCCTCAGGAACAGGACCTATTGTAACGTCTGCCACTATAGGTAAAGTGATAGATGAAGGTTTAAAGGACCCTTATAATATGGGAGGCGCCATGGCACCTGCTGCTGTTGATACAATAAAAGCGCATTTCGAAGACCGGCGTTTGTCGGAAGATTATTATGATCTTATCCTCACTGGGGATTTAGGTAAAATTGGCCATGCAGTGGCACTGGAGTTATTTAAGAAAGAGAATATGCAAATTGATCAAAATAGTTTTCAAGACGCAGGGTTAATGATCTATAACGAAGAACAACCTGTCCAATCAGGTGCCAGCGGTGCAGGGTGTTCGGCGGCAGTCACTTACGGGCATATATATAATCGCTTAAAGCAAGGTGAATTAAATAAAGTACTGGTCGTGGCCACAGGGGCACTTCTTTCTCCTCTTACTTTTCAACAGCAAGAATCTATCCCTTGCATCGCCCATGCTGTGTCAATTGAAAGACAAGGAGGTTTAGTACAATGA
- a CDS encoding pseudouridine synthase, with protein sequence MERLQKVIAQAGVTSRRKAEGLITEGKVTVNGKKITELGTKVDPSKDEIVVNGIPIDKEEPVYYMLYKPSGVISSVSDEHGRKVVTQYIPTDKRIFPVGRLDSDTSGLLLLTNDGDFANTLMHPKYKVTKTYIAKVEGIIFREQLKQLERGVRLEDGKTAPAKVKVLKADSKKNTSVVEMTIHEGRNRQVRRMFETVGHPVIKLKREQYGFLNLKGLNAGECRELRPHEVKQLRDLAVT encoded by the coding sequence ATGGAACGTTTACAAAAAGTCATTGCTCAAGCAGGGGTTACTTCACGAAGAAAAGCAGAAGGATTAATTACGGAAGGGAAAGTGACCGTGAATGGGAAAAAAATCACTGAGCTTGGTACGAAAGTAGATCCTTCTAAAGATGAAATTGTTGTGAATGGTATTCCAATTGACAAGGAAGAGCCGGTTTATTATATGCTTTATAAGCCATCAGGTGTTATTTCGAGTGTCTCGGATGAGCATGGTAGGAAAGTAGTTACCCAGTATATTCCCACAGATAAGAGAATCTTTCCTGTTGGTCGTTTAGATTCAGATACATCAGGGTTACTTTTGCTTACAAATGACGGGGATTTTGCTAATACTCTCATGCATCCGAAATATAAAGTGACTAAAACGTATATTGCAAAAGTAGAAGGTATCATCTTCAGAGAGCAACTGAAACAACTGGAAAGAGGTGTGAGATTGGAAGATGGTAAGACAGCTCCTGCAAAGGTTAAAGTATTAAAAGCGGATAGCAAAAAAAATACTTCTGTGGTCGAGATGACGATTCATGAGGGACGTAATCGTCAGGTGAGACGAATGTTTGAAACGGTTGGCCACCCAGTTATTAAGCTGAAGCGAGAACAGTACGGATTTTTAAATTTAAAGGGATTAAATGCAGGGGAGTGTCGTGAGTTAAGACCTCATGAAGTGAAACAGCTCAGAGATTTGGCTGTCACATAA
- a CDS encoding D-alanyl-D-alanine carboxypeptidase family protein has product MRVFLLCFLSFSFLVLPVQVSVEAQQQFAGHTSAKGAVLIEQESGRVLYEKQARTPMRIASITKIMTAILAIESEKLDEEVTISSHAYGTEGSSIYLAEGEKITLRDLVYGLMLRSGNDAAVAIAEHVGGSVDGFVYLMNEKAREIGMEQSVFSNPHGLDDHEEHYSTAYDMALLTQYAMDNPVYREISGTTTYRSTTPEKRVRVFNNKNKLLTQLYKHSTGGKTGYTKRAKRTLVSTAEKEDMSLIAVTINAPSDWNDHINLFEWAFGNFEMNTIVSEGIVTNVTDSFYENKLHAEYTFGYPLSQEDKAHLNHRLLLLRPNLEEWEKQGVPYPIGNVQIELYDDIIGNVPLKYLYEDDKKSTFYERWLKPWMTFNEAGPNG; this is encoded by the coding sequence ATGAGAGTATTCCTATTATGTTTTCTCAGTTTTAGTTTTCTCGTATTGCCTGTTCAGGTTTCTGTCGAGGCCCAGCAGCAATTTGCAGGTCATACGTCAGCAAAAGGAGCTGTGCTAATAGAGCAAGAGAGTGGTAGAGTCCTTTATGAAAAACAAGCAAGAACACCGATGAGAATTGCAAGCATAACGAAAATTATGACCGCCATATTAGCAATCGAATCAGAGAAGCTGGATGAAGAAGTGACGATCTCCTCGCATGCTTATGGAACTGAAGGATCATCGATTTATTTGGCTGAAGGGGAAAAAATCACGTTAAGGGATCTTGTGTATGGATTAATGCTGCGATCTGGTAATGACGCAGCAGTTGCCATTGCGGAACATGTTGGTGGAAGTGTCGATGGGTTTGTCTATTTAATGAACGAAAAGGCACGTGAAATAGGCATGGAGCAGTCAGTTTTTTCAAATCCCCATGGTTTAGATGACCATGAAGAACATTACTCAACAGCGTATGATATGGCTTTATTAACACAATATGCTATGGATAATCCGGTCTATCGAGAGATATCAGGGACAACCACTTATCGATCAACAACGCCAGAAAAGCGGGTCCGAGTTTTTAACAATAAAAACAAATTGTTAACGCAGCTTTACAAACATTCTACTGGCGGAAAAACAGGATATACAAAGCGTGCAAAGCGGACACTGGTCTCAACTGCGGAAAAAGAGGATATGTCATTAATCGCTGTTACCATAAATGCGCCTAGCGATTGGAATGATCATATAAACTTATTTGAATGGGCTTTTGGCAACTTTGAAATGAATACGATTGTCTCAGAGGGCATCGTCACAAATGTAACTGATTCGTTTTATGAAAATAAGCTTCATGCAGAGTATACGTTTGGTTACCCGTTATCACAGGAAGATAAAGCTCATTTAAATCATCGTTTGCTGTTATTAAGACCTAACTTAGAAGAGTGGGAAAAACAAGGAGTTCCTTACCCGATAGGTAATGTGCAAATCGAATTATATGACGATATAATCGGAAACGTCCCTCTTAAATACTTATATGAAGACGATAAGAAATCGACTTTTTATGAACGATGGTTAAAGCCGTGGATGACGTTCAACGAGGCGGGTCCGAATGGTTAA
- a CDS encoding nucleoside recognition domain-containing protein, producing MVNVIWVGLFVVGFIFAALNGNMEQVNEAVFAGAKEAVTICIGLISILTFWLGMMRIAEVAGMLRAVGSVLQPFVRKLFPDIPKDHPAIGYIISNMSANLFGLGNAATPMGIKAMKELKELNNNKDEASRSMITLLAINTASITLIPTTVISLRIDYQSAAPTEIVMTTIMATACSTIGAILIDRFFYYRRLRKGCGGN from the coding sequence ATGGTTAACGTAATATGGGTTGGTTTATTCGTTGTAGGCTTTATATTTGCTGCACTAAACGGTAACATGGAACAAGTGAATGAAGCCGTGTTTGCAGGGGCTAAAGAGGCGGTCACGATATGTATTGGTCTTATAAGTATTTTGACATTCTGGCTTGGGATGATGAGGATAGCGGAAGTTGCTGGAATGTTAAGAGCGGTAGGGAGCGTGTTACAGCCATTTGTCAGGAAATTATTTCCTGATATTCCGAAAGACCATCCAGCTATTGGGTATATTATTTCGAATATGAGTGCAAATTTATTTGGACTTGGTAATGCAGCAACACCGATGGGAATTAAAGCTATGAAAGAACTAAAAGAATTAAACAATAATAAAGACGAAGCGAGTCGTTCGATGATTACGCTACTTGCCATTAATACAGCAAGTATTACCTTAATTCCAACGACAGTCATATCTTTACGCATCGATTACCAATCGGCTGCTCCTACAGAGATTGTCATGACAACCATCATGGCGACAGCGTGTTCTACTATCGGCGCAATTCTTATCGATCGTTTTTTTTATTATAGACGTTTGAGAAAAGGATGTGGAGGCAATTGA
- a CDS encoding DUF421 domain-containing protein, translating to MNTNFYSLTIELLVGFIALLLLTKVLGKTQITQLTPFDFISALILGELVGNAIYDKQIGINYVLYAVMLWGLLITLVEKVTQKWKRSRSLLEGKPAIIIRNGMIDREELKKNNLDLHQLQNLLRNKDIFTFNDVAYAILEANGTVNVLKKSLQQATTREDLSLSPTRVTLPMTLISDGEWIVDNVSQAGMTIDELSNKLTKGGIDVTHVLVAEWDEGKPLYLQLNRAPFIKTITLN from the coding sequence TTGAATACAAACTTTTATTCGTTAACCATCGAGCTGTTAGTCGGCTTTATTGCATTACTTTTATTAACGAAAGTGTTAGGAAAAACGCAAATAACACAATTAACACCGTTCGATTTTATCTCTGCATTGATTTTAGGTGAACTCGTAGGAAACGCTATCTACGATAAACAAATTGGTATTAACTATGTGTTATATGCGGTTATGTTGTGGGGGCTTTTAATTACGCTCGTGGAGAAAGTGACACAAAAATGGAAGCGATCAAGAAGTTTGTTGGAAGGAAAACCGGCTATTATTATTCGAAACGGAATGATAGACCGAGAAGAATTGAAAAAGAATAACCTTGACCTCCATCAATTACAAAATTTGTTGCGCAATAAAGATATTTTCACATTTAACGATGTAGCTTATGCTATTCTTGAAGCGAATGGGACGGTCAATGTGTTAAAGAAAAGCCTTCAACAAGCCACTACGAGAGAAGACTTATCACTATCACCTACGCGTGTTACGCTCCCCATGACACTCATTAGTGACGGCGAATGGATAGTGGATAATGTTAGTCAAGCAGGAATGACGATCGATGAACTCTCTAATAAGTTAACCAAAGGGGGGATTGATGTCACACATGTGTTAGTCGCTGAATGGGATGAAGGAAAGCCACTCTATTTACAATTAAATCGTGCTCCTTTTATAAAAACTATCACACTCAATTAA
- a CDS encoding DUF421 domain-containing protein → MNQSFEYIIVIVRVFTILPLLLVVTMYMGKRAIGQLPLFDFLVIITLASVTGADIADPSIQHIHTVIAIIIIAILQRIVSYLVIKKRWFGHIMTFEPTVVIENGVLLIKNIEHIRYSIDNILQMLREKDIFDLSIVKLAIIEANGKLTVYRFHSSTPVTLEDINVKKRTSNLAYPVMMEGKVYTEVLQNLGLSVSWLHDELTKQGITHPDKVLFASINDDHQLHVSTIDAAPKGPPFRH, encoded by the coding sequence GTGAACCAATCTTTTGAATATATCATTGTAATAGTACGTGTTTTTACAATTCTCCCTCTTTTATTAGTCGTCACCATGTATATGGGAAAGCGCGCCATTGGACAACTTCCACTATTCGACTTCCTCGTTATTATTACGTTAGCCTCTGTCACAGGGGCCGATATAGCCGATCCATCTATTCAACATATACATACGGTTATAGCTATTATTATCATTGCAATCTTACAGCGTATTGTTAGCTATCTCGTTATAAAAAAACGTTGGTTCGGCCATATCATGACCTTTGAACCAACAGTAGTGATCGAAAATGGTGTGCTACTTATTAAAAATATTGAACATATTCGGTATTCTATTGACAATATATTACAAATGTTAAGAGAAAAAGATATCTTTGACCTTTCTATCGTGAAATTGGCGATCATTGAGGCAAATGGAAAACTAACTGTTTATCGGTTTCACAGCAGTACACCTGTGACATTAGAGGACATTAACGTAAAGAAACGTACGTCTAATTTAGCGTACCCGGTTATGATGGAAGGAAAGGTGTATACAGAAGTATTACAAAACCTCGGTTTATCTGTCAGTTGGCTTCATGATGAACTGACGAAACAAGGGATTACTCACCCAGATAAAGTCCTATTTGCAAGTATAAATGATGATCACCAATTACATGTTTCAACGATAGATGCCGCTCCAAAGGGCCCTCCTTTTAGACATTAA
- a CDS encoding spore maturation protein, with amino-acid sequence MSWVTTVSIWLIPTLILIILLVGTWKKVPTYEAFVDGAKEGVQMAFSIVPFLAGMLVSIKVFRESGALDFFITLSEPILSMFYIPAEIIPLALIRPLSGNGALGMTSDLIASYGPDSFIGRLASTMQGSTDTTFYVLTVYFGAVGIRKMGDALKVGLAADVIGVIASILIVRAVFL; translated from the coding sequence TTGAGCTGGGTAACAACGGTATCTATATGGCTGATCCCCACCTTAATTTTAATTATATTACTCGTAGGAACCTGGAAAAAGGTTCCTACGTATGAGGCGTTCGTGGATGGAGCAAAAGAAGGGGTGCAAATGGCCTTCTCTATCGTTCCTTTTTTGGCAGGGATGTTAGTCTCTATTAAAGTATTTAGAGAATCAGGAGCGTTGGATTTTTTCATAACGTTATCTGAGCCTATCTTGTCGATGTTTTATATTCCGGCAGAGATCATTCCATTAGCGTTAATTCGTCCTCTATCGGGGAATGGTGCGCTCGGGATGACGAGTGATCTCATCGCTTCGTATGGGCCAGATTCTTTCATTGGCAGACTTGCTTCTACGATGCAGGGCAGTACTGATACAACTTTTTATGTGTTAACAGTCTATTTTGGCGCAGTAGGTATTCGGAAAATGGGAGACGCATTGAAAGTAGGCCTAGCAGCAGATGTGATTGGGGTGATTGCTTCTATCTTAATTGTGAGAGCCGTTTTTTTATAA
- a CDS encoding DUF3907 family protein encodes MGNDLVKQQLELTTTNIGEASKKLREYLNEATLSKLMEDEKATSKEDFQLILDQFRRLLVFFDEGLKTGNVLLRSENFRKGAAEKTLYWIFHQCVEEFFQPHYDIWYEDSRAAYTGRNAIRFRTDVPQEIKDLTREIEGPLQEVREELEYYETDYRTKIRQREGK; translated from the coding sequence ATGGGGAATGACTTAGTAAAGCAACAACTAGAATTAACTACCACGAACATTGGGGAAGCATCTAAAAAATTAAGGGAATATTTAAATGAAGCAACTCTCTCAAAATTAATGGAGGACGAAAAGGCCACCTCTAAAGAAGATTTTCAATTGATTTTAGATCAATTTAGGCGGTTACTCGTATTTTTTGATGAAGGTTTAAAAACGGGAAATGTCTTACTTCGCAGTGAAAACTTCAGGAAAGGTGCCGCTGAGAAAACACTGTATTGGATTTTTCATCAATGTGTTGAGGAATTTTTTCAACCGCATTATGATATATGGTATGAAGATAGTCGGGCAGCTTATACAGGTAGAAACGCTATCCGTTTCCGTACTGATGTTCCACAAGAAATAAAGGATCTAACTCGCGAAATTGAAGGTCCGTTACAAGAAGTTCGTGAAGAATTGGAGTACTATGAAACGGATTATAGAACGAAAATAAGGCAGAGAGAGGGAAAATAA
- the scpB gene encoding SMC-Scp complex subunit ScpB: protein MKSDEIKAVIEGLLFVSGEEGIDEKQLMDVLQIDRKSLKFYLAEMKDMYESAHRGIQLVEVAGGYQLTTKQDHAPFFKRLVQSPSSATLSQAALESLAIIAYKQPISRVEIEDIRGVKSERPIRTLNGKGIIKEIGRAEGPGRAILYGTSKLFLEQFGLRSLDELPPLPDHVSEEDVEEEVDLFFTKFQEQFSADAQLVLNEEGEITDDGE from the coding sequence TTGAAAAGCGATGAAATAAAAGCAGTTATAGAAGGACTTTTGTTTGTGTCCGGAGAAGAAGGTATCGATGAAAAACAACTAATGGATGTCTTACAAATAGATCGGAAATCACTTAAATTTTATTTAGCAGAAATGAAAGACATGTACGAGTCAGCACATCGAGGCATTCAGCTTGTGGAAGTGGCTGGTGGCTATCAATTAACAACGAAGCAAGATCATGCCCCGTTTTTTAAGCGACTAGTCCAATCACCGTCTTCAGCAACGCTATCTCAGGCAGCTCTGGAGTCTCTTGCCATTATTGCTTATAAACAGCCGATTTCCCGTGTTGAAATTGAGGACATTCGGGGGGTTAAGTCTGAACGTCCAATTCGTACGTTAAACGGAAAAGGAATCATTAAAGAAATCGGCAGAGCAGAAGGGCCTGGTAGAGCAATTTTGTACGGAACGTCCAAGTTGTTCCTTGAACAATTTGGCCTGCGTTCTTTAGACGAACTACCACCATTACCGGATCATGTGTCTGAAGAAGATGTAGAGGAAGAAGTGGATTTGTTTTTCACTAAGTTCCAAGAGCAATTTTCGGCTGATGCACAGCTAGTGTTAAATGAAGAAGGAGAGATTACTGACGATGGGGAATGA
- a CDS encoding segregation/condensation protein A, with the protein MQYSVKLHSFEGPLDLLLHLIQKNDLDLYDIPVKEITEQYMIYIHAMQVLHLDIASEYLVMASTLLHMKSQLLLPVEETIEDEEFAEYEEDTREDLMLRLIEYKKYKEAAGELKGRELARSDLFTKPMTDLTPLLDDNEGAEQVNINVSIYDMLQAFQKMTKRKKKKEPVYSKIHREEIPIEHMMSRVLSKIHRLGGKSRFSELFSDDEGQGHLVVTFLALLELMKSNAIRCEQANNFDDILIYKREVH; encoded by the coding sequence ATGCAATATAGTGTTAAACTACACTCATTTGAAGGACCGCTCGACTTGTTGCTTCATCTCATTCAAAAAAATGATCTTGATTTATATGATATTCCAGTTAAGGAAATTACTGAACAATATATGATATATATTCACGCCATGCAAGTATTGCATCTTGATATTGCCAGCGAATATTTAGTAATGGCATCCACCCTTTTACATATGAAGAGTCAACTCCTTCTTCCAGTAGAAGAAACTATTGAAGATGAAGAATTTGCAGAGTATGAAGAAGACACAAGAGAAGACTTGATGCTGCGTTTAATAGAATACAAAAAATACAAAGAAGCGGCAGGAGAGCTTAAAGGTCGTGAACTTGCCCGCAGTGACCTTTTCACAAAACCTATGACAGATTTAACCCCCTTGTTAGATGATAATGAGGGAGCAGAGCAAGTGAATATAAACGTTTCTATTTATGATATGTTGCAAGCTTTTCAAAAAATGACAAAGCGTAAAAAGAAAAAAGAACCCGTCTATTCTAAAATTCATCGAGAGGAAATTCCGATTGAACACATGATGTCACGGGTGCTTAGTAAAATCCACAGGTTAGGTGGAAAAAGCCGATTCTCTGAACTTTTTAGTGATGATGAGGGACAAGGCCATTTAGTGGTAACCTTTTTAGCACTATTGGAATTAATGAAGTCCAATGCTATCAGGTGTGAACAAGCGAATAATTTTGATGATATTTTAATTTATAAAAGGGAGGTTCACTAG
- a CDS encoding cytochrome c biogenesis protein ResB has protein sequence MEKVKCECGHVNPYGTYLCESCGKPLLEDTSKLANMRYEGVARRSQTYRKTMVDKIWNFFSSVKVGIWIIVVILLASSLGTIFPQEMYIPPGQNPTVYYEQEYGILGKLYYQLGFHNLYRSWWYILLIASLGISLVICSLDRVVPLYRALKTQRVTRHEGFLKRQRLFLEVNSISNISEELTKAEKILKDRRYKVRKENGNILAEKGRFSRWGPYVNHIGLIIFLVGGMLRFFPGMYLDEYIWVREGEEEVINGTDGEYFLRNNEFIIDLYDEEEEEHYAEAIERAGGTIVRNYQTNATLLKRTNEGTVGSETELEEVKEAEIRVNQPLTFDGFSLYQVDYKLNELSTFTFRLESETVDDDLSDMEFVVNLNDPQKVYEFDNGYRIEIREYFPNFTFNENREPTTINRIPDNPAIVFEVFTPDMDPEEETGELSLIGIQMNEHLNPDGDAHDHTIRFTNAEMVDVTGLTVRKDNTLPFIIVGGIIFMIGLVQGSYWFHRRIWLQERDGILLVAGHANKNWHGLKKDFHYLSEHTEIDMPLDQTEAMTSEPDSQKGGE, from the coding sequence ATGGAAAAAGTCAAATGTGAGTGTGGGCACGTAAACCCTTATGGGACTTATTTATGCGAATCCTGTGGAAAGCCATTGTTGGAAGACACGAGTAAACTTGCAAATATGCGTTATGAAGGGGTAGCTCGCCGTTCGCAAACGTATCGGAAAACAATGGTGGATAAAATATGGAATTTCTTTTCTTCTGTAAAAGTAGGTATTTGGATAATAGTCGTTATCTTATTAGCATCATCGTTAGGAACTATTTTTCCTCAAGAGATGTACATACCACCTGGGCAAAACCCCACCGTTTATTACGAGCAGGAGTATGGTATTTTAGGAAAGCTCTATTATCAGTTAGGCTTTCATAACCTTTATCGATCGTGGTGGTATATCTTACTTATTGCATCACTGGGTATTTCGCTTGTTATATGCAGCCTTGATCGCGTCGTGCCTCTATATAGGGCTTTAAAAACACAACGTGTGACGCGACACGAAGGCTTTTTAAAGCGACAGCGCCTTTTTCTTGAAGTAAACTCAATAAGCAATATTAGTGAAGAACTAACGAAGGCTGAAAAAATCCTTAAAGACAGACGTTATAAAGTTCGTAAAGAGAACGGTAACATTCTGGCAGAAAAAGGGCGTTTTTCCCGCTGGGGGCCTTATGTCAATCATATTGGTCTCATTATTTTTCTTGTCGGTGGTATGTTACGTTTTTTTCCTGGCATGTACTTGGATGAGTACATTTGGGTCCGTGAAGGTGAAGAAGAAGTCATTAATGGGACTGATGGCGAGTACTTTTTAAGAAACAATGAATTCATTATTGACTTATATGATGAAGAAGAAGAGGAACATTATGCTGAAGCCATTGAACGAGCTGGGGGGACCATCGTTAGAAATTATCAAACGAATGCCACATTATTAAAACGTACTAATGAAGGAACCGTTGGCAGTGAAACAGAGCTTGAAGAAGTGAAGGAAGCTGAGATTCGTGTTAATCAACCGCTTACATTTGATGGGTTTTCACTTTATCAGGTGGACTACAAGTTAAATGAATTATCAACGTTTACATTTAGATTAGAAAGTGAAACGGTAGATGACGACTTATCAGACATGGAATTTGTAGTGAATTTGAATGATCCACAAAAGGTGTATGAATTTGATAATGGTTACAGGATTGAAATTAGAGAGTATTTTCCAAATTTTACGTTTAATGAAAACAGGGAGCCGACGACTATTAATCGTATTCCCGATAATCCAGCTATTGTGTTTGAAGTGTTTACACCAGACATGGATCCAGAGGAAGAAACAGGAGAACTTAGTTTAATTGGTATCCAAATGAATGAACATTTAAACCCTGATGGCGACGCCCATGACCATACAATCCGTTTTACAAATGCTGAGATGGTAGACGTAACAGGACTAACCGTGAGGAAAGACAATACGTTGCCGTTTATAATTGTTGGTGGGATTATATTCATGATCGGGCTTGTCCAAGGGTCATATTGGTTTCATAGACGTATATGGTTGCAAGAACGTGATGGCATATTGTTAGTTGCTGGGCATGCCAATAAAAACTGGCATGGTTTGAAGAAAGACTTTCATTATCTGTCAGAACATACAGAGATTGATATGCCGCTTGATCAAACAGAAGCGATGACATCTGAGCCCGATAGCCAAAAAGGAGGAGAGTGA
- the spoVAE gene encoding stage V sporulation protein AE: MIFVNAFIVGGLICVIGQLLLDVGKLTPAHTLSTLVVAGAILDGIGLYEPLIDFSGAGATVPITSFGNSLVHGAITEAKSTGLIGILTGIFEVTSAGISSAIIFSFIAALLFKPKG; this comes from the coding sequence ATGATTTTTGTGAATGCCTTTATTGTTGGAGGACTAATTTGTGTCATTGGTCAACTTCTGTTAGACGTTGGGAAATTAACGCCTGCGCATACACTTAGCACACTTGTAGTGGCTGGAGCTATTCTCGATGGAATTGGGCTATATGAACCTTTAATTGACTTTTCAGGCGCCGGGGCTACCGTTCCGATTACGAGCTTTGGCAATTCACTTGTTCATGGGGCGATTACGGAAGCTAAAAGCACAGGACTAATTGGCATTTTGACAGGGATTTTTGAAGTGACGAGTGCTGGTATTTCCTCAGCGATTATTTTCAGCTTTATTGCAGCGCTTCTTTTCAAGCCAAAAGGGTAA